From a region of the Falco peregrinus isolate bFalPer1 chromosome 5, bFalPer1.pri, whole genome shotgun sequence genome:
- the CHDH gene encoding choline dehydrogenase, mitochondrial, which yields MSYLIKGVKCCSPVNQMHKITGNLFKAHILKNILGINEQQFKISRALSQLSSEKANSYNYVIVGAGSAGCVLANRLTEDPLSTVLLLEAGPKDTLLGSKRLMWKIHMPAALTYNLCDEKYNWYYHTTSQKHMDNRVMYWPRGRVWGGSSSLNAMVYIRGHAEDYNRWSREGAIGWDYEHCLPYFKKAQTHELGPDQYRGGNGPLYVSRGKTNHPLHHAFLEATQQAGYPFTDDMNGYQQEGFGWMDMTIYQGQRWSTASAYLRPAMSRPNLSVEEKTLVTKILFEGTKSIGVEYVRKGQRKKAFASKEVILSGGAINSPQLLMLSGIGNADDLKKLGIPVVCHLPGVGQNLQDHLEVYVQQKCTKPITLYNAQKPVNMVRIGLEWLWKFTGEGATAHLESGGFIRSEPGVPHPDIQFHFLPSQVIDHGRVASTMEAYQVHVGPMRSTSVGWLKLKSTDPNDHPIIEPNYLSTERDIGEFRQCVKLTREIFAQKAFEKFRGPEIQPGNNVQSDKEIDAFIRQRADSAYHPSCTCKMGQLSDSTAVVDPQTKVIGVENLRVVDASIMPSVVSGNLNAPTIMIAEKAADIIKGLPSLQEKNVPVYKPKTLKTQR from the exons ATGTCATACTTAATTAAAGGAGTTAAATGTTGCAGTCCTGTGAATCAGATGCACAAAATAACAggaaatctgtttaaagcacacATATTAAAGAACATATTGGGCATCAATGAACAACAATTCAAAATTTCACGTGCATTATCTCAACTTAGTTCTGAAAAGGCAAACTCTTATAATTATGTCATTGTTGGAGCTGGATCAGCAGGGTGTGTATTAGCCAACAGGCTGACTGAAGACCCTCTCAGTACAGTACTACTTTTGGAAGCAGGCCCTAAAGATACCCTTCTAGGTAGTAAAAGACTGATGTGGAAGATTCATATGCCTGCTGCATTAACATACAACCTCTGTGATGAGAAATATAACTGGTATTACCACACAACATCACAAAAGCATATGGATAACCGAGTTATGTACTGGCCCCGTGGAAGAGTGTGGGGTGGTTCCTCTTCTCTCAATGCTATGGTATACATTCGTGGGCATGCAGAAGATTATAACCgatggagcagggaaggggctATAGGATGGGACTATGAACATTGCTTGCCCTATTTTAAGAAGGCACAGACACATGAACTGGGGCCAGATCAGTACAGAGGTGGAAATGGACCCCTGTATGTGTcaagagggaaaacaaaccaTCCTCTTCATCATGCATTCCTGGAGGCAACCCAACAAGCTGGGTATCCCTTCACAGATGATATGAATGGCTATCAGCAAGAAGGATTTGGCTGGATGGACATGACTATATACCAAG GTCAAAGATGGAGCACAGCTAGTGCTTACCTTCGCCCAGCCATGTCACGCCCAAATTTGTCAGTTGAAGAGAAGACACTTGTAACAAAAATCTTGTTTGAAGGAACAAAATCTATTGGTGTTGAGTATGTGAgaaaaggacaaaggaaaaag GCTTTTGCCAgtaaagaagttattttaagtGGAGGTGCCATAAATTCTCCACAGCTGCTTATGTTGTCTGGGATTGGCAATGCAGATGATCTAAAAAAACTGGGGATTCCTGTTGTTTGCCATCTTCCTg GGGTAGGCCAGAACCTTCAGGATCATTTAGAAGTGTACGTCCAGCAAAAGTGCACCAAACCTATTACTCTATATAACGCACAGAAGCCAGTTAACATGGTGAGGATTGGTCTAGAATGGCTTTGGAAGTTTACAG GTGAGGGAGCCACTGCCCACTTGGAATCTGGTGGTTTTATCCGAAGTGAACCAGGGGTTCCTCACCCCGACATTCAGTTCCACTTTCTCCCTTCCCAGGTTATTGATCATGGTCGTGTTGCTTCTACAATGGAAGCTTACCAG GTCCACGTGGGACCCATGAGGAGCACAAGTGTGGGCTGGCTAAAGCTGAAGAGCACAGACCCAAACGACCATCCTATCATTGAGCCAAACTACTTGTCAACAG AAAGAGATATTGGGGAATTCCGCCAGTGCGTCAAGTTGACCAGAGAGATCTTTGCtcagaaagcttttgaaaaatttcGTGGGCCTGAAATTCAACCAGGAAACAATGTTCAGTCTGACAAAGAAATAGATGCTTTCATAAGACAGAGAGCTGACAGCGCTTATCATCCTTCCTGCACCTGTAAAATGGGTCAGCTTTCAGATAGCACTGCTGTAGTTGATCCCCAAACAAAAGTAATTGGTGTTGAAAACTTGCGAGTAGTAGATGCTTCAATAATGCCCAGTGTTGTCAGTGGAAATTTGAATGCCCCAACTATTATGATagcagagaaagctgcagaTATAATTAAGGGCCTCCCAtcacttcaggagaaaaatgttcCTGTATATAAGCCCAAGACCTTGAAAACACAGAGATAA